The following are encoded in a window of Spirochaetaceae bacterium genomic DNA:
- a CDS encoding glycosyltransferase family 4 protein produces the protein MQRRNIGFLSFRIAGTDGVSLEIDKWATVFERMGHDNYYCAGELDTPEERSLLLPKAHFTHPEVEEIQRHLFHTDVRPRAVTSRIHELRDELKRGIYEFIERFSIDVLVPENTLAIPLNIAFGLAIAEVIAETRIPTIGHHHDFTWERKRFMLNGISDYLRNAYPPRLHSITHVVINSTARNQLALRSGANSHLIPNVMDYDHPPVGVDGYNADVREALGIGPEDTLVLQPTRVVQRKGIEHAIELVRRLEKKDNAVLVISHASGDEGFSYEGRVRSYAELLGVRALFVEEIINDRRGDCGDGRKVYTLDDVYPHADLVTYPSLVEGFGNAFLEAVYHRKPVFVNNYPVFAYDIRPRGFKVALMEQFITESEVAEVERFLNDDEYRREAVEHNYAIARAHYSYRVLQANLTHIMMEFFGIDEV, from the coding sequence ATGCAGCGGCGCAACATCGGATTCCTGTCGTTCCGCATCGCCGGCACCGACGGCGTGTCCCTGGAAATCGACAAGTGGGCCACCGTGTTCGAACGCATGGGCCACGACAACTACTACTGCGCGGGCGAACTCGATACCCCCGAGGAGCGCTCGCTGCTGCTGCCCAAGGCGCACTTCACCCACCCGGAGGTGGAGGAGATTCAACGCCACCTGTTTCATACCGATGTCCGTCCACGGGCGGTAACGAGCCGCATTCACGAGCTGCGCGACGAGCTCAAGCGCGGCATCTACGAGTTCATCGAGCGGTTCTCGATCGACGTCCTGGTGCCGGAGAATACGCTTGCGATTCCGCTCAACATCGCGTTCGGCCTGGCCATCGCCGAGGTGATCGCCGAGACCCGCATCCCCACCATCGGCCACCACCACGACTTTACCTGGGAACGCAAGCGGTTCATGTTGAACGGCATCTCCGACTACCTGCGCAACGCCTACCCGCCGCGGCTGCACTCGATTACCCACGTGGTGATAAACAGCACCGCGCGCAACCAGTTGGCGCTGCGCTCGGGAGCCAACTCGCACCTGATTCCCAACGTCATGGACTACGACCACCCGCCCGTGGGAGTGGACGGCTACAATGCGGACGTACGCGAAGCTCTCGGGATCGGGCCCGAGGATACCCTGGTGCTGCAGCCGACCCGCGTCGTGCAGCGCAAGGGAATCGAGCACGCCATCGAGCTGGTACGACGCCTGGAGAAGAAGGACAACGCGGTGCTGGTGATCTCGCACGCGTCGGGCGACGAGGGCTTTTCCTACGAGGGCCGCGTGCGCAGCTACGCGGAGCTGCTCGGCGTGCGCGCGCTGTTCGTGGAAGAGATCATCAACGACCGGCGCGGCGACTGCGGCGACGGCCGCAAGGTCTACACGCTCGACGACGTCTATCCGCATGCCGATCTGGTCACCTACCCGTCGCTGGTCGAGGGGTTCGGCAACGCCTTCCTGGAGGCGGTCTACCACCGCAAGCCGGTTTTCGTGAACAACTACCCGGTGTTCGCGTACGACATCAGGCCGCGCGGGTTCAAAGTCGCGCTGATGGAGCAGTTCATCACCGAGTCGGAGGTGGCGGAGGTGGAACGGTTTCTGAACGACGACGAGTACCGTCGGGAGGCGGTGGAGCACAACTACGCGATCGCGCGGGCACATTACTCCTACCGCGTGCTGCAGGCCAACCTGACCCACATCATGATGGAGTTCTTCGGCATCGACGAAGTGTAG
- the msrA gene encoding peptide-methionine (S)-S-oxide reductase MsrA, with translation MPDDLNHGDDLSHGGRQASQSMATLGGGCFWCVEAVYLRVAGVSAAVSGYAGGAVHNPTYEAVCSGRTGHAEVVQITFDAGVVSYERILELFWHSHDPTTLNRQGHDVGTQYRSIILTHDDYQQRCAVASREQARKLFRRPIVTGIEPLQRFYPAESYHQDYYARNARAPYCRVVIEPKLRKLTRQRQLVRG, from the coding sequence GTGCCTGACGATCTGAATCATGGTGATGACCTGAGTCATGGTGGCCGGCAGGCGTCGCAGTCGATGGCGACTCTCGGTGGCGGCTGTTTCTGGTGCGTGGAGGCGGTGTACCTGCGCGTGGCCGGGGTGAGTGCTGCGGTGTCCGGCTACGCGGGCGGCGCCGTCCACAATCCAACCTACGAAGCGGTGTGCAGCGGACGGACCGGGCATGCCGAGGTGGTGCAGATCACCTTCGATGCCGGCGTGGTGAGCTACGAACGGATCCTGGAGCTGTTCTGGCACTCCCACGACCCCACCACGCTCAATCGGCAGGGCCATGACGTCGGCACCCAGTACCGGTCGATCATCCTGACCCACGACGACTACCAGCAACGCTGCGCGGTGGCGTCTCGCGAACAGGCCCGGAAGCTGTTCCGGCGCCCGATCGTGACCGGGATCGAGCCGCTGCAGCGTTTCTACCCCGCGGAGTCCTATCACCAGGACTACTACGCGCGCAACGCACGCGCCCCATACTGCCGGGTGGTGATCGAGCCCAAGCTGCGCAAGCTCACGCGGCAGCGCCAGCTCGTGCGAGGTTGA
- a CDS encoding mandelate racemase/muconate lactonizing enzyme family protein, with protein MKITAVKSFPVWAGHRNLFVLKVESDDGSYGYGEAGLSGRELAVQGAVDHFRRFLIGQDPRRIGALWQRVYRSQYFEGGRVLTAALSAIDIALHDLVARSLGVPVYQLLGGKQRERVPCFVTTTTQPGPGVVEEVERLVAAGWTCIRTGIGYPKVTEAYEGDGRPDPVFEPRVSMAHTAEWLVKVRAAVGRRAALGIDYHHRLSVGEAASFCQSMPVGTLDFLEEPIRDETPEAYEALQRMTPVPMAIGEEFASKWQFLPYLERGIAAYARLDLCNVGGFTEAMKVIGLCEAHYIDLMPHNPLGPVSTAACIHLAAATPLFAWLEERSPELGFHFDPELFPVQPKLDGVTHRVPDTPGLGVEFNEEAPAVKKAFEFWENPHLRRRDGSHTNW; from the coding sequence ATGAAGATCACCGCCGTCAAGAGCTTTCCGGTGTGGGCCGGCCATCGCAACCTGTTCGTGCTCAAGGTCGAGAGCGACGACGGCTCCTACGGCTACGGCGAAGCGGGGCTGAGCGGCCGCGAGCTGGCGGTGCAGGGCGCCGTCGACCACTTCCGGCGCTTCCTGATCGGCCAGGATCCGCGCCGCATCGGCGCCCTCTGGCAGCGCGTCTACCGCAGCCAGTACTTCGAGGGCGGGCGGGTGCTGACCGCGGCGCTGTCGGCGATCGACATCGCCCTGCACGACCTGGTGGCGCGCAGCCTCGGCGTGCCGGTGTACCAGCTTCTGGGCGGCAAGCAGCGCGAACGGGTGCCGTGCTTCGTGACCACCACCACGCAGCCGGGGCCGGGCGTCGTGGAGGAGGTGGAGCGGCTGGTCGCGGCGGGCTGGACCTGCATCCGCACCGGCATCGGCTACCCGAAGGTAACTGAAGCGTACGAGGGAGACGGGCGCCCCGATCCGGTGTTCGAGCCGCGGGTGTCGATGGCGCACACCGCCGAGTGGCTGGTCAAGGTGCGCGCGGCGGTGGGCCGGCGCGCCGCACTTGGCATCGACTACCACCACCGGCTGTCGGTGGGCGAGGCGGCCTCGTTCTGCCAGTCGATGCCGGTCGGCACGCTCGACTTCCTGGAGGAACCGATCCGCGACGAGACGCCGGAGGCATACGAGGCGCTGCAGCGGATGACCCCGGTGCCGATGGCGATCGGCGAGGAGTTCGCCAGCAAGTGGCAGTTCCTGCCCTACCTGGAACGCGGCATTGCCGCCTACGCCAGGCTGGACCTGTGCAACGTGGGCGGCTTTACCGAGGCAATGAAGGTGATCGGCCTGTGCGAGGCGCACTACATCGACCTGATGCCGCACAACCCGCTCGGCCCGGTCAGCACGGCGGCTTGCATCCACCTGGCGGCGGCCACCCCGCTGTTCGCCTGGCTGGAGGAGCGCTCGCCCGAGCTGGGGTTCCACTTCGACCCCGAGCTGTTCCCGGTGCAGCCGAAACTCGACGGGGTGACCCACCGCGTGCCCGACACGCC